One genomic segment of Vagococcus intermedius includes these proteins:
- a CDS encoding iron-containing alcohol dehydrogenase: MENFNFYAPTQVLFGEGQLKNLPNVLEIYGKKVLLVYGGGSIKRNGIYDAIYRLLPDADFTIVELGGVEPNPRIDTVRKGAALCHAEKIDVILAVGGGSTIDCSKAIAAAYYYEGDPWDFTQNRGLVKEALPLVTVLTMAATGSEMNGGSVLTNPETNEKLSTGGISMIPKASILDPTYTYTVSKWQTAAGSADITSHLIESYFSQNAGASVQDRLAEGLMKTVVQYAPVALEDPTNYEARANLMWSSSLALNGLTGRGKLGSWSCHAIEHELSAFYDITHGIGLAIITPRWMEHVLNDDTVAKFVEYAVNVWGISTEGKDKFSIAKEGIQALKDCFVSWDIPMTLPEVGIDKEKIRLMAEKAVEHSTIDQTAYVPLTADDVEAILLNCF, from the coding sequence ATGGAGAATTTTAATTTTTATGCACCAACTCAAGTTTTATTTGGAGAAGGTCAGTTAAAAAATTTACCAAATGTCTTAGAAATTTACGGTAAAAAAGTACTGTTAGTTTATGGTGGAGGTAGTATCAAACGTAATGGTATTTATGATGCTATCTATAGATTGCTACCAGATGCAGATTTTACAATTGTTGAATTAGGTGGGGTAGAACCAAATCCACGCATTGATACTGTTAGAAAAGGTGCAGCACTTTGTCATGCAGAAAAGATCGATGTTATTTTAGCAGTTGGTGGTGGTTCAACTATTGATTGTTCTAAAGCTATTGCAGCAGCTTATTATTATGAGGGAGACCCATGGGATTTCACTCAAAACAGAGGGTTAGTGAAAGAGGCTTTGCCGTTAGTCACAGTATTAACAATGGCAGCAACAGGTTCAGAAATGAATGGTGGATCAGTCCTAACCAACCCTGAAACTAATGAAAAGTTAAGTACAGGTGGTATTTCAATGATTCCAAAAGCATCGATCTTAGATCCAACGTATACGTATACTGTTTCTAAATGGCAAACAGCGGCAGGTTCAGCTGATATTACAAGTCATTTGATTGAAAGCTACTTTAGTCAAAATGCCGGTGCTAGTGTTCAAGACCGTTTAGCAGAAGGGTTGATGAAAACCGTAGTTCAATACGCACCAGTTGCCTTAGAGGATCCAACTAATTATGAAGCAAGAGCCAATTTGATGTGGTCAAGTTCTTTAGCTTTAAATGGTTTAACAGGTCGCGGAAAATTAGGATCGTGGTCATGTCATGCGATTGAACACGAACTAAGTGCTTTTTATGATATTACCCATGGTATTGGTTTAGCTATTATCACGCCTCGTTGGATGGAGCACGTATTAAATGACGACACGGTAGCTAAATTTGTAGAGTATGCAGTCAATGTATGGGGAATTTCTACTGAAGGTAAAGATAAATTTTCAATAGCTAAAGAGGGAATACAAGCCCTAAAAGATTGCTTTGTGTCATGGGATATTCCAATGACGTTACCAGAAGTTGGAATTGATAAAGAAAAAATCCGTTTAATGGCAGAAAAAGCTGTGGAACATAGTACAATAGATCAAACAGCGTATGTGCCATTAACAGCAGATGATGTTGAAGCAATCTTATTAAATTGTTTCTAA
- the gpmA gene encoding 2,3-diphosphoglycerate-dependent phosphoglycerate mutase — translation MPKLIFVRHGLSEWNALNQFTGWVDVDLSEKGIAEAKLAGQKIKQANITFDVAYTSVLKRAIKTCHYVLDESDQLWVPEYKSWRLNERHYGALQGLNKQETADKYGVDQVQQWRRSYDTLPPLLASDDPSSATHDRRYHNLEKRSIPGGENLKVTLERVMPYWQDNIAPSLLAGETVLVAAHGNSLRALAKYIENISDDEIMNLEIPTGQPLIYELNDNLSVEKKYYL, via the coding sequence ATGCCAAAATTAATATTCGTTCGTCATGGTTTAAGTGAATGGAATGCTCTCAACCAATTTACAGGTTGGGTTGATGTGGATTTAAGTGAAAAAGGAATCGCTGAAGCTAAATTAGCTGGTCAAAAAATCAAACAAGCCAATATTACCTTTGATGTCGCCTATACCTCAGTTCTGAAACGTGCCATTAAAACATGCCACTATGTCTTGGATGAGTCTGACCAATTATGGGTACCTGAATATAAATCATGGCGTTTAAACGAACGTCACTATGGTGCTTTACAAGGTCTAAATAAACAAGAAACTGCTGATAAATACGGGGTTGATCAGGTGCAACAATGGCGTCGTTCATATGATACGCTCCCTCCACTATTAGCAAGTGATGATCCGAGTTCAGCAACCCATGATCGCCGTTATCATAATTTGGAAAAGCGTAGTATCCCCGGAGGTGAAAATTTGAAAGTAACTTTAGAACGAGTTATGCCTTATTGGCAAGATAATATAGCACCTAGTTTACTAGCTGGGGAAACCGTTTTAGTCGCTGCCCATGGTAATTCTTTACGCGCATTAGCAAAATATATCGAAAATATATCTGATGACGAGATCATGAATTTGGAAATTCCAACTGGTCAACCCCTTATCTATGAATTAAATGACAATTTAAGTGTCGAAAAAAAATATTACTTATAA
- a CDS encoding formate/nitrite transporter family protein, with product MYSPDEIMEISIQMGTKKIAKPLLAKLILGFIGGAMISLGYLAYIRVIASVAEEWGSFASFVGATVFPIGLIVILLGGGELITGNMMAVAIAWFDKKVSGKELIINWGTITLANFVGAIFVAYFFGHVTGLTNSGHFLTETVTVAQSKIAATPLQAFISGIGCNWFVGLSLWLCYGAKDAAGKILGIWFPVMVFVAIGFQHSVANMFVIPAAIFEGQATWGEFITNVIPVYIGNIVGGAVMVSGLYYLAFKHHD from the coding sequence ATGTATTCACCAGATGAAATTATGGAAATAAGCATTCAAATGGGCACTAAAAAAATCGCCAAACCCCTCCTAGCCAAATTAATTTTAGGTTTTATCGGAGGCGCAATGATTTCACTTGGCTATCTTGCCTACATTCGTGTAATTGCCTCTGTAGCTGAAGAATGGGGAAGCTTTGCCAGTTTTGTTGGCGCAACAGTTTTCCCAATTGGTCTAATTGTTATTTTATTAGGCGGGGGAGAACTAATTACCGGAAATATGATGGCAGTAGCTATCGCCTGGTTTGATAAAAAAGTCAGTGGGAAAGAACTAATCATCAATTGGGGAACGATTACTTTAGCTAACTTTGTTGGTGCAATTTTCGTAGCCTATTTCTTCGGTCATGTGACAGGATTAACAAATTCTGGACATTTTTTAACAGAAACGGTCACAGTTGCTCAGTCAAAAATAGCAGCTACCCCACTCCAAGCTTTTATATCAGGGATTGGTTGTAATTGGTTTGTTGGTTTATCATTATGGTTATGTTATGGTGCAAAAGATGCTGCAGGTAAAATTTTAGGTATTTGGTTCCCTGTCATGGTCTTTGTCGCAATTGGTTTCCAGCATAGTGTCGCTAATATGTTCGTCATTCCAGCAGCAATCTTTGAAGGACAGGCGACTTGGGGAGAGTTTATCACTAATGTTATTCCTGTTTACATCGGCAATATTGTTGGTGGTGCGGTAATGGTTAGTGGTTTATATTATTTAGCATTTAAACACCATGATTAA
- the rpiA gene encoding ribose-5-phosphate isomerase RpiA, which translates to MNLKQMVGIEAAKYVKDGMIVGLGTGSTAYYLVEEIGRRIKEEGLNITGVTTSKATEQQALNLGIPLKSIDEVSHVDLTIDGADEISSDFQGIKGGGAALLFEKIVASYSDKNIWIVDESKMVDDLGKFPLPVEVIPYGSQQLLKLFKEKNLSPILRLNKENEILKTDSGNYIIDLHLKKIDKEQTHDLATWLNSLAGVVEHGLFLNIVNLVIVGKGTEPETLEVSR; encoded by the coding sequence ATGAATTTAAAACAAATGGTTGGAATTGAAGCAGCAAAATACGTAAAAGATGGAATGATTGTCGGTTTAGGTACGGGGTCTACCGCTTACTATTTAGTAGAAGAGATTGGACGTCGTATTAAAGAAGAAGGCTTAAATATCACTGGTGTCACAACATCTAAAGCTACGGAACAACAAGCATTAAATTTAGGTATTCCCTTAAAAAGTATTGATGAAGTTTCACACGTTGACCTTACAATTGATGGTGCTGATGAAATCAGTTCAGATTTTCAAGGAATTAAAGGTGGCGGTGCTGCCCTACTGTTTGAGAAAATTGTCGCAAGTTACTCAGATAAGAACATTTGGATTGTTGATGAATCAAAAATGGTAGATGACTTAGGGAAATTTCCTTTGCCAGTTGAAGTTATCCCTTATGGTTCTCAACAACTATTGAAATTATTCAAAGAAAAAAACCTTAGCCCCATCCTTCGCTTAAATAAAGAAAATGAGATTTTAAAAACTGATAGTGGTAACTACATCATTGATCTACATTTAAAAAAAATCGACAAAGAACAAACACATGATTTAGCTACTTGGTTAAATAGCTTGGCTGGTGTTGTTGAGCACGGTCTATTTTTAAATATTGTTAATCTTGTCATTGTTGGAAAAGGTACGGAACCCGAAACATTAGAAGTTTCACGCTAA
- the rpsL gene encoding 30S ribosomal protein S12: protein MPTINQLIRKSRKSKVTKSGSPALGKGYNSLKKSLTDTNAPQKRGVCTRVGTMTPRKPNSALRKYARVRLSNNLEVTAYIPGIGHNLQEHSVVLIRGGRVKDLAGVRYHIVRGALDTAGVADRKQSRSKYGAKRPKPAKA from the coding sequence ATGCCAACGATTAATCAATTGATTCGTAAATCTCGTAAATCAAAAGTTACTAAATCAGGTTCACCTGCATTAGGTAAAGGATACAACAGTTTAAAAAAATCTCTTACTGATACTAATGCTCCTCAAAAACGTGGAGTATGTACTCGTGTAGGAACTATGACACCTCGTAAACCTAACTCAGCGTTACGTAAGTACGCTCGTGTACGTTTATCAAACAACCTTGAGGTTACTGCTTATATCCCAGGGATTGGACACAACTTACAAGAACATAGTGTGGTCTTAATTCGTGGTGGACGCGTAAAAGATTTAGCCGGAGTACGTTACCATATCGTTCGTGGTGCGCTTGATACAGCAGGTGTTGCTGATCGTAAACAAAGCCGCTCTAAATATGGTGCTAAACGCCCTAAACCAGCGAAAGCATAA
- the rpsG gene encoding 30S ribosomal protein S7: MSRKGPAQKREVLPDPIFQSKDVTRLINRIMIDGKRGTAANIIYNAFDIIKESTGNEPLDVFMQAMDNIKPVLEVKARRVGGSNYQVPVEVRPERQMTLALRWLANYARLRGEHTMEQRLAKEIMDAANNTGASVKKREDTHKMADANRAFAHYRW, encoded by the coding sequence ATGTCAAGAAAAGGTCCAGCTCAGAAACGTGAAGTTTTACCTGATCCAATTTTCCAATCAAAAGATGTTACTCGTTTAATCAACCGTATCATGATCGACGGTAAACGTGGAACTGCGGCGAACATTATTTATAACGCCTTTGATATCATTAAAGAATCTACAGGAAATGAGCCATTAGATGTATTTATGCAAGCTATGGATAACATTAAACCTGTCTTAGAAGTTAAAGCTCGTCGTGTGGGTGGTTCTAACTACCAAGTGCCAGTTGAAGTTCGTCCAGAACGTCAAATGACATTAGCATTACGTTGGTTAGCTAACTATGCTCGCTTACGTGGTGAACATACAATGGAACAACGTTTAGCTAAAGAAATCATGGATGCTGCTAACAATACAGGTGCTTCAGTTAAAAAACGTGAAGACACTCATAAAATGGCAGATGCCAACAGAGCATTCGCTCATTACCGTTGGTAA